The window AGTCTCTGTTTCACTATTTTCTTCTCAAGATACACTTTTAGATTATCAACCTCATTCTTAGTCATGAGCTTGTCTTTGCCTCCTATTGTTGTAACATGGTCATCTAGCCATAAGAAGAACTTGTAATGACTGGGATTTTTCAACTGCATGTTCATCATCAGAACGAAAATCTTATAAAGAAAATCCGtataatcaaaatcaataaaacaaAATCACCAACTTACCTTAAAGAGTGGCCATCCAAAGAACAATATGTTGGTGGTTTGTCACCATCTTCGATTTGTACAATATAGCATACACTCCACATTTACACGTCGGAATAATCTCGTCTTTTTCCTCTCTACTTTTCACGCATTTAATGGTTGAGGGCAGCGGAACTCGTCTTGTCCTGGATGAAACTCCTTCACTGGCCATGGAACACTGCACAATACCACTCTCAAGCTCTCACAGAAACTACAACAGCAATGGCGATTGAGTTCAATTTGAAGATTTCGGGCATATAAGCAAAACAATAACGTTTTTTCAGCCAGAGACAAATTCGTCTCTAAACATCAGTTGAGTTTTACACCTGTACATCATAACAGTGAAGTCCCCAATCAATACTAAATAAGCGCTATATAAACTATCTCTGTTACGTTTAAAGGAGCACTTTATATATGAGGATTCATCCGTCATGTGTTTTAAACGGTAAGAGacgattttatatttttcaatcttTAGGACAATTTTATCCACGAATTAAAAGTTCTCAGACTACTTTGTCCTTTTCCTATTAATTAAGCTCACTTGGCCTCTCCAAAAAAATCATCTTGAGTTAAAGTATCTTTGtccattatttttaaataaagttgAGAGTCAGAGTCAAAAACGGTGAAGAGAAAAGTCTCATTTCATTGTGGATTAGATCCTGCACCTGACCATGATAAATCATAAatgatcatttttaatttttaacctaACAATAAGCGTTtgattaagaagaaaaaaaaaaggtaaagaaGCAAGTAAAAATTTGAAGTTAAAAATTTGCACCTTTCACCACAGTGCTTCTATGCTCTTGTGACCGATAATTGAGAATGACATAAGGATCTATATAATCTGGTTATTGAGAAATAAGAATCACCCCATTAGAGGATAATAACCCTTACTATACTCTTAAATTGATCGATTAGAATATGCTCATTAAAACTAGCTAGCTCGATTAGCATTTAGGGTTAGGGATATTCAAATTTAAACCGATTCAAATTAAATTGTTCATCTGATTTAATCCAAATCAAAAACCGATTAAAATTGCActaatttggatttgattggattctattttttgcaaaccgctggatCGAATTGGATTTCGAATTTACTTTTTacaaccgatccaatccaatccaaatcgcacaatgtactataatattaatattttattattatatttacaattatacttataacatgtttaattttttatacatttttatattattcatgtattattattatttaataaatattttatgtttaaaatgttttttatttatttattttaagtttttaattaacctataattttatttctattgttatgttatcgttggcttttaagatattgttgagatttgttatgtcattgttaattatttaaaatttgatattaagacttattatatgtatttaattttttttaatttataaaaccgcaaatccaattcaatccaaaccgcttgaaatttgatcggatcggatcgaattttttttcatccaatccaaaccgcaccgcaactAAAATTAGTGATCAAATCGGATGGGTTTTTTAACAATAACAAAAATCTAGTGATTTACCTGATCAAACTATGGCCTAATAAGTAATAATAAATATCAAGTTGATTGAATAAtagacaaatttatttattttcttgagTCGAAATAATcgaattttttatgataatattcagatatttaaaaaaatatagtcaTCTAGTTTAAAAAATCATTGATcagaaaactattttaaaaaaaaaaaatattttgatgaattcaTGATAAATTGAGTGATATATTGATGAAGTCATATCCAAATTCACAGAACATGTCAAATGTTGCCACCAACAATATACAAGAAGATATGAGTACAAAATCTTGAAGAAAAGATGCTTTTATATTTCTTACTCAGAAAATCATTGTTGTCTATGCCTTTGGCACTGATCAGAATAACTTCAAATGTTCCACGAGGCATCTTTTTATGTCTTTGAAAAGAGATTTAATTTCAACAAAATAATCGCCAACTCACTCTTATTTTGATTACATTAATATTTGGATTATGTATTACATTCAAGGATTTTGTTTTCCTTTCTAATtgattcattttttcttttctttatgttttcAGATTCCATAATAACTCTGTTGGCTGTTGCCATATAAGGCTTTTTTTCCCCAAAACCTAAATGCAAAACTTGTGTCTTACATTTTCTTATTCTtacataaaataaaacataaaaataaaaagtttaaataaattgtttttttttttaacgaaagctcaacacaacaagtgGAGCATAAAGACCACCAGCATAGTATgagactaaaaactaaaaataaataacagaacAAACGAAAATGTAGATACCCTtttgtcatctccggcattgccatcaacaacagaaAGGGTCAGCACCTAACCACTCATTGTAGCTCAAAGCAGACATGTTGATGATCTCCTCAACCCCTTTTCCTTTGTTCTGAAAAATCCTGCGGTTCCGTTCCAACCATAAGTTTCAAATGATCGTGCAGAAACACACCACCATCTCTTGCACTCCTGTTTTGTATTTGAGTTCTCAGTCCAACTCTGGAAGTGGTCTTTTACTGCATCTGGACAAGCCCATTGCATTCCAACATATGATAACCAAGCACACCATACCTGCCAAGCAAAGCTACAACCAAGAAATATGTGGTGGCCATATTCTACACTACTATTACATAACACACATAAAGTATCTTGTTGGTGAATGATCCCAAGCCGACTCAGTCTCTCCTTCATATTAACCCTGCCAACCAAGAAAAACCAGACAAACAACTCTACTTTGGGTGGGACAAGGCCTTTCCAAATGCTCCTAGTAAAGCTGTAACTATGTATATCCTCTGGAGCCATTTCCAcctgcaacacctgcacaaatgagttaatAGAGAAAATTTCTTGTTTATCATACTTCCATACAACTCTATCCTCTCTTCCAAGGTCAAGTTTGACCAGCCTCAGAGTGTGGTGAAGCTGGTTCACTAGATCCAACTCCCATTGAAACAATTCTCTCATCCACTGAAAATTCCATTTCCACTCtagcccatcccaaaacccacaatcctcTATCATTGATCCTATTTTGTTTGAAACCGAGAATAGTCTTGAAAAACGGTCTTTCAAAGAACCTCCCTGAATCCAGACATCCTCCCAAAATCGAGTTTGTCTCCCATCACCCACCTCCATAGACAACCCAGTAAGCATTTTTTGTCGGACTTCTTGACTCTTGAACTGTAACTGACAGATATCCTTCCACGGACCACCTCGGATAGGTAGTTCTTGAGAGGACAGTGGATCATTTGGGTTCAGGTTGTTACAGGAACATACTACCTTCTTCCATAGAGGACACTCCTCTTTAGAGAAcctccaccaccatttaaacagaAGAGCTGAATTTTTTATCATAGCATCCCCAACCCCCAATCCACCTAACTTCTTAGGGGCCTGAACCACTTCCCACTTAACCAAAGCCATACCACTCTTTCCATCCTCTTTATTCCATAGAAATATTCTCTGCAAGGAAATCAGTTTCTCTGCAACAATCTTTGGCATCTTATAGAGGCTCAGATAATAAACCGGTAGGCTATTTAACACAGATTTGATAAGTACCAGCTTACCGGCCTTATTGAGGATCTTGGCCTTCCAAAGACtaagcttctcctccactttGTCTATTACTGGCTTCCACGTCTTCACCAGCCTTGGGTTTGCTCCTAGCAAGATTCTAAGATATTTAACAGGTAGATTGGCTTGCTTACAGCCCAACATACCACACATACGTTGTACCCATTGCTCATCGCAGTTAACAAGAATCAAGCTagatttatcaaagttaatgctTAGACCTGACATCAACTGAAAGCATCTAAGCAACCTCCTATTGTTCTTGATTGTGTCTTCCTCCGGAGGGCAGAACAAAATAGTATCATCTGCAAACTATAGATGTGATAACTCAATATGATCTCTCCCAACCATCAACGGTGATATGCGTCCGTTTCTCACAGCTTCTCCAATCATCCTATGTAGGACATCAACAACAAGTACAAAGAGAAATGGGGACAGAGGGTCCCCTTGTCTCAGACCCCTTTCCATCTTGAATGGCTTGGATGGCGAGCCGTTTATCAACATTGACATAGAGCACGTGCTAATACACTCAATTACCCAACCCCTCCATCTTCGACCAAAACCCATCTTCTGCAATACAAGGTCTACAAAACTCCACTTGACTCTGTCGTATGCTTTCTGGAAGTCCAACTTTATTATTTCCGCTTTCCTCTTCCTTTGTTTGATCCACTGAACTGTTTCACATGCGATTAGAGCCCCGTCATGAATCTTCCGACCCTTCACAAAAGCACTATGCGTCTCGCCTACTAACCCTGACATAACCCCTCTCATTCTCCTAACCAGCATCTTCGAGATTACCTTATAAACACACCTCACCATGGTAATTGGACGCAGATCTTTGATTTCCTTAGCACCAGTAAACTTGGGGGCCAACGCCACCCATGTGACATTAGCATCAGGCGGCAACCTTGAAGATTGGAAGAAACCCAACACCGTTGCCGTGAAGTCCGAGCCTATATCATTCCAACActtctttatgaagttcatgttGTAGCCGTCACATCCTGGGGCCTTGGACGAATCACAATCTCACACTGCCTCTTTAATCTCCTCAGGTGACGGTAGCACCTCTAGAGCAAGAGAATCCTCCTCGCTGATCCTTTCCACCAGCCCATCTCTGAATCCCACCTCAAGGGACCTCTCTTGATGATATAATTCTTTGTAAAACTCCCTGATGGCAATTTTAATCCTAACTTGATTCCTTATCAATCTGCCATTAATAACTAGTGTATCAATCCTGTTACTTCTCCGTCTTGCCGAAGCTAAGTTATGAAAGTATCTCGTATTTTTATCCATGTTCCTTGCAAGCCTCGACCttgacatctgcttccaatgtaaTTTTTTCCTCACATACCATTTCTCACAGCATTTAACTAATGCCTTCCTTCTTGCTTCCACTGTCTCATCATAGCTCCCATTGCTGACCATGTCATCAAGCTTCTGaatctcttcctcaaacttcaATATTTTCCTGTCCATATCACCAAAGTTTTCTCTGTGCCATCTCCCCAAAGGAACCGTCAATGCCTTCAGTTTATCAGTGAATTGTATCTCTCCCAGCCCTCTCCATTCCTCCTTGACCATCCTTAGAAACCCTTCATGAGTAAACCACGAATCCAAACTTCGAAACGGCCTCGGTCCAACTCTTAGTCTCTTCTCTTCCACTATGATAGGGCAGTGATCTAACAACCCCGTGGCCCACCTCGCAAACGAGTCTCCAAAAATGCCTCAAGCCATTCCAAACTAACCAAAGCTCTGTCAATACGACTGCATGACTGTCCTCTGAACCATGTAAACTTTCTGTCTGAAATTGGCAGGTCCACCAAACCCATGTCATGTACCCAATCCTTATAGTCATGTGCCGACAAAGGTAAGCTTTCTAGACCTTGCCTTTCTTCTACTTGTCCAATCTCATTAAAGTCCCCCAGAAAACAACAGGCGCCTGGACATAACCCAGCCATGTAACTCAGCTCCTCCCACACAACACGCTTCTCATCTCTATTGTGAGCACCATAAACCAAGAAGAACGCACAGTTAACAGACTTCTCTGACAGTACCCCTTCAACACACAGCCATCGCTCACCTTTATAGCAATTTCGCATTTTAAAGAAGCCATCATCCCACATTAATAACAGACCACCAGAGGCACCATCAGACTCCACATATTCCCATCCCGCGCTTTCGCTCCCCCAAATTTTCGATACATCAAACCTTGTCACTAACTATCTTTTAGTCTCTACCAAACCTAACATATCCAACCTATATTTCCTCTTAAGTTctttcaccattctcaacttcccATCACCCTTTAACCCCCTAATATTCCATGAACTAATAATCATTTTGAAATATAATTACACACCTTTTTGGGATTTTTTTGGTCTTCTTCGTCTTGCTTTAGCCTTCTGTTTTGCCAGTCTTCTTTTTCGAGCAATCTCTTCGTTCTGTTCTTGGAGGATAGCCATgatgtcttcttcttcattaagcAACAATGCTCCAAATTCTTTTGCTAGCTCCCATGTCTTCCGATTTTCTACCATTTGTTCATCCAAACTTACATACTCATTACTACTGTCCTCATCATCATTGGCGTGTCTTTGTTCCCCTTTATGGTTACCTCTATCACCGTACCCCTCCTCCATATTCTGAACCAGTATATTCCTGTCACTggacaaatcaattcccaagccTGACTTCCTTGAACTTGCCTTACCACCAACAACTGTTGCATGATAATCACCGTTACTATACCCGTTCCCCTCCTGTCCCCGTTGAACCTCCTCCGGACCCGTCACAGTCCCCTCCTCCCTGGCAGCGCGTTCATCCACCCCATAAGCCCTTGCCCGTGTCGCTTCATCACCTCCTGCAACCTTCCTTTCACCGGCGATGCCACCCGTACCCGGCGCACAACCAGCAGGCATCTGGGCGCCGTCTCCTTCACTCAAGCTCCGCCTCGAGGACGTCCCACCGACAGGCGCTGTGCAACCTTCGTCTTCCTTTGTTAATCCTTCTAAAACATATTTTTCAGGTTTTGATCACAGTAAAACATTTTTGTCTAGTCTTtgtaaatctaaattttttttgttttgattattaCTATTAATTATTCTATTGAATGTTGACGTACTACATTAAATATTATTATCctgtcaaaatttaaaaaaaaaataaaaataagaaaaattaggatgatgatgatgattaagaTGATGTAAAGAGGAGTAAATTTGGTAAAAAGAATTGGACCAAAaggtaattgtaaaaaaattaactctaagaataaaattaaaatttaattgaaacGATATAAGTTGATTgtcaaaaaattaactaaaagtaaaattaaaacctAATTGAAATCTTAGGAATAAAAAGCTAAGTATACTTTACCCGTCATAGAATGCACTTGAACCTCATCTACTAAACAAAGGATGAGTTCAAGATTGCATTTTAGAAGGATTCttgtgttttaacttttaagttgacattttatattttataaattaaaaagatgatgtatttatatttcttacttttaaaattgaaaagtatAATAGAAACTTGGTTTATTCTTAGgtgctctttaatttattaagtaAGTATTATTGAATTCCctgctaattaaataaattttggctttttatttattatatttttctcatatttagagtttagaatttaggatttatgattttaaatttagGATATAGATTCAgaatttagggtttagaatttaagatttagaatttagatttaagatttaaaatttaaattttaaaattcaaaaaatactaCCTTCCTCACTTATTCCAAAATGCATTAGCATTGGTCAATAGACTtacatattaataaattaatatattcagttattcactTATTCTtgacttttcttttaaaaaaagaatttattaatCAAGTGCTGTAATTTTTTCAAAGATTTATTCAataattttacttaaaaatttataaatgcataAAAGATATTCACAAAGACGTGGtagtttttttctttaaaatcttataaatgaATTGTAAAATTCTTCAAACTATTTTCCATGATTGGTAGTTTGTGGTAGAAATGCCATTAGATATCATGGGAGGGGTATCTCTTTCCCATTCTTTATTTCTGTTTAAAAAAGTATGTTCCGTTTCCACCTTATTTCCATCACAGATCTCCATTTAATTGCTTTTGGGTGGAAGACTGGCAACTATCCAtatattacttttatttaaaaaaaagtaaaaactcaggtgcagtcgacttcacgtgaagttgatagttgagagtcgttagaaagtttgattgatttgactaaatttttatctaacgactctcagctatcaacttcacgtgaagtcaactgcacctgagttttcaccttaaaaaaatttaacaaaaaactaTAACATAATTCATTAAACATTCAACCAAATTTAACATAATGTAGCACAATCCAAACACAATTTAGCATAATCTAACATATACATTAAATATCCAACATACATATTACATATAAAGAAGGACATTTTGCAGAAATTTAGTGTATCTCCATGAGACAGGTACTTTTGCGCTCGGCTCTTTTTCTATTTGTTCGTTGGAACAAATCTTCGTTCCCATAAGAATTTTGTGTCTCTCCATTTATCTCATTGTGGATGGGTAATCTATGTGGaactttttgtttttatcatAACTAATGAGTGGTGAATTGGATCTTCGCTTAAAATAATGAACCATAAACCTGGGAAAGATATATAGATATTAAAGGTTACCACATTCAATATTTGacaatttgttttaaatttctgTCTATGTTttggtttttaaaaatattatttgtacattaaaattagctaccaaaattagttattatatatttatgtataaatatatatattatttaattcatttttaatgtatattttatcttttaacatATTTTATAAGAGAAGTTTTTtggtagttttagttttagtgaCTAAGAGTGGTATGAATTTGACTTACAAGTAAAATATTGACACATGACAAAAAAGTCAAATCCAACACCAAGAtgattttttctttctcttataattttttataattgtttttatcaaaattatttcaaaaaaaataacactaaaataatttttgtaattatatttataattattattttattattatttttatttttaaaaataatttcttataattatttttattaaaataattttttataattatttttattattatttacaccaaaatgatttttttataattatttttttgtaatttcgaaaaactaacaccaaaatgattctctctttcttataatttcttatgattatttttatcaaaataattttttataattatttttataaaataatttaaaaaaactaacaccaaaataattctctctctcataattttttataattattttttatcaaaataatttcttatacTTCCCATTTGTCCAATCTTGACGAAGGTTATGATTTCACAAATTTGTCTAAACATTTCCAATCTTATACTCAAAATGATAAATCATAGAGACAAATTTGTGAAATCACAACCTTCGTCAAGATTAGACAAGCCGGAagcataaaaattattttgataaaaataattataaaaaattatttttaaaaataaaaataataataaaataataattataaatataattaaaacaattattttggtgttatttttttaaaattatttagataaaaataattataagaaattataaaaaaaaatttattttggtgttAGATTTGATTGTTTTTTTGTCatatgttaatattttatttgtaggTCAAATTTATGCCACTTTTAGTCACCAAAACTAAAGCCACCAAAGAACCCTCTATTTTAtaatagtgactaattttagtatacatgtGGCACgattattttgtttttgatatttttgtttttatctgtTCGTTTTTATATTTGTGATCCAGAACAATATTCAAATGAAGTACATTGGACATAACTAATAGTGGAAGTATAACACTATATGGTTATTAGAAGAACTTTGTTATGTGTGTATATGTTCATAAATCATAATCATAGACTAGCAGGCATGTGATAAAAGGTAGAATGACAAATATAGACAGGATTTCCAGTTTTCTTGAGCTTGAAGTCAAGTGCAACTACACTCAAATTTCTTCCACTCTTTACCACTGAGGCATTAGCTACCAATTCTTCCTGCATAACCATTTTCATTTCAAAAGGTCAAAAACACTAATACAAAAAACAACTGAGCCATATGAATTCAtggttcaaaattcaaattgctgTTTATTTAGTCATAAGTCATAACAAAAACTGTTGATTTTtcccttattattattttaatttttaattgtttattagttagtttttgttatgcactttactctttaaagtttaaactgCAAATTGCAGCTTCTTAGATAATCTTCACCCAAAACCAAAAATCATATTCTAAAACCGATACAATTTTTGTTTAGGGATAATGCTCTTGCAAAAACTACACCTAAAGATTGATTATTCAAAACATTATAACTGTAACCATCTTATTGGTATAAGGTACTTCATCTTGTAGGCAAATTCATCATTGCAATTTGTAACATAACCAAATAGGTCCTAATGACGCTGCAAAATGTTGCGACTACCATTGAATGATGCTTAGCAATGTTATTTACAATGCTGAGAATCCAAACAGGTTGTAAGAAGATGTTTCAAATGCAATTTAGGGTGAATAATTGGTTACATGTAAGCAAATAAAGCACTCTGGAGGATTCAGAACGTTGCAAATTCGTCTATTATTTATTGATTTGAAGCTAAAGGTGAAGTTTATAAATGACAATGGAGAGAATCAAAGTTCAATATAAAATAAGAACTACTTACATGTATTGGAGTGGCAGAAAGGTAAGAAATGCTAGTTTCTCCAAGAAAAAGTTCTTTGTCCTCACCAACTATAGTTCTAGCACAGGCATGAGACAGAACATTAACTAAAGATCCAACAGATCCTCCATGCAATGTTCCATAGGTATTCTGAGAtaacaacaaagaaaattaagaaaaagaaagctTCATGGGAAATCACATAACATTTGAGACGATGGTGGGGATAAAAACACGTAGGGATAACTCAAAATTCGGACAACTTTTAAGATAATTTTCATACATCGAAGACTCTAATAAAGGACTCAAATGGCATGTGTTGAAGATGATTCTTAAGCCAAGTTTTGTAACTTcagaaaagaagggaagaagaagttgcATCTCTAATACTGCACTATGACACTATCTCTGCCCTTTTTATTCTAGAAATCTAACCAAAAGCATTGGTAAGTTTTGAAGAcagaatataaaaatactaaaacaccAAACAGAAACAACAGAGAAAAGTTATGCCTCGTTTCTTGTTCCAAGATGTTGGGTGAGCAAATTTTGtctgtttattttttattcatctaaTCTGTCTCTTTATGGTTCATGTATTGTGATATCAAAGGCAAACGGTACCTAATTATGCTCAATCAACACATAAACATATAAGATCCACAACACCTATAAGAAA is drawn from Arachis hypogaea cultivar Tifrunner chromosome 12, arahy.Tifrunner.gnm2.J5K5, whole genome shotgun sequence and contains these coding sequences:
- the LOC112729663 gene encoding uncharacterized protein, with product MVKEEWRGLGEIQFTDKLKALTVPLGRWHRENFGDMDRKILKFEEEIQKLDDMVSNGSYDETVEARRKALVKCCEKWYVRKKLHWKQMSRSRLARNMDKNTRYFHNLASARRRSNRIDTLVINGRLIRNQVRIKIAIREFYKELYHQERSLEVGFRDGLVERISEEDSLALEVLPSPEEIKEAV
- the LOC112726797 gene encoding uncharacterized protein; the encoded protein is MASNTSSSSFVPVSLKVSREITDPRHAQETLHLFNAVMGGDAADHCNSPEFFLDFVRSSVTVDHIRRGHISSTIVPKPPLCNTYGTLHGGSVGSLVNVLSHACARTIVGEDKELFLGETSISYLSATPIHEELVANASVVKSGRNLSVVALDFKLKKTGNPVYICHSTFYHMPASL